In Enterobacter cloacae, the following are encoded in one genomic region:
- a CDS encoding phosphoribosyl-dephospho-CoA transferase, giving the protein MTIATPVRAGVSLDELLAAKERRAARQTDWLTHYQQPVISLTLVTPGEIKDSLRYRNTMGVALQMCDQLLWENRWQVLDRQVLWLPTGPEALWCVAHQAAEMKAHCAALEQTHPLGRLWDLDVLCPENGHVGRQSLGSHLRRCLICDEPAHACSRSRNHPVEQVVARVEKMIDDWFARD; this is encoded by the coding sequence ATGACTATAGCGACACCCGTGCGGGCGGGTGTCAGCCTGGATGAACTGCTGGCGGCGAAAGAGCGCCGCGCAGCACGCCAGACTGACTGGCTTACGCACTATCAACAACCAGTGATTTCTCTCACCCTGGTGACGCCAGGGGAAATTAAAGACAGCCTGCGCTATCGCAACACGATGGGCGTGGCATTACAGATGTGCGATCAACTGCTGTGGGAAAACCGCTGGCAGGTGCTGGACAGGCAGGTGCTGTGGCTGCCCACCGGGCCAGAAGCGTTGTGGTGTGTAGCGCATCAGGCTGCGGAAATGAAAGCGCACTGTGCGGCGCTGGAGCAGACGCATCCGCTTGGCCGGTTGTGGGATCTGGACGTGCTCTGCCCTGAAAATGGTCATGTGGGGCGTCAGTCTCTGGGTTCGCATCTGCGTCGCTGCCTGATTTGTGACGAACCTGCTCACGCCTGTTCCCGCTCGCGAAATCATCCCGTTGAGCAGGTGGTGGCCCGGGTGGAGAAGATGATTGATGACTGGTTTGCTCGCGACTAA
- the mltC gene encoding membrane-bound lytic murein transglycosylase C, translated as MMKKFLALALVAPLLVSCSSKKGDEYNEAWVKDTNGFDILMGQFAHNIENIWGFNEVLIAGPKDYVKYTDAYQTRSHINFDDGTITVETIAGTEPAARLRQAIVKTLLMGDDPGSIDLYSDADDITISKEPFLYGQVVDQTGQAIRWEGRATKFADYLLQTRLKSRSNGLRIIYSVTINLVPNHLDKRAHKYVGMVRQASRKYGVDESLILAIMQTESSFNPYAVSRSDALGLMQVVQHSAGKDVFRAQGKSGTPSRNYLFDPQSNIDTGTAYLAMLNNVYLSGIDNPTSRRYAVITAYNGGAGSVLRVFSNDKVQAASIINSMAPGDVYSTLTTRHPSAESRRYLYKVNTAQKGYRRR; from the coding sequence ATGATGAAAAAATTTTTAGCGCTCGCGCTTGTTGCACCGCTGCTTGTGTCTTGTTCTTCAAAAAAAGGCGATGAGTACAACGAAGCCTGGGTCAAGGACACCAACGGTTTTGACATTTTGATGGGGCAGTTTGCCCATAACATCGAAAATATTTGGGGATTTAACGAAGTTCTTATTGCTGGCCCTAAGGACTACGTTAAGTACACCGACGCCTATCAGACCCGTAGCCACATCAACTTTGATGACGGTACGATCACCGTTGAAACCATCGCAGGTACCGAACCTGCTGCACGCTTACGTCAGGCGATCGTGAAAACCCTGCTGATGGGTGACGATCCGGGTTCTATTGATCTCTATTCCGATGCCGACGACATCACTATCTCCAAAGAGCCGTTCCTGTACGGTCAGGTGGTCGATCAGACCGGCCAGGCGATCCGCTGGGAAGGTCGCGCCACTAAATTTGCCGACTACCTGCTGCAAACCCGGTTGAAGAGCCGCAGCAACGGGTTGCGCATTATCTACAGCGTCACCATCAACCTGGTGCCAAACCACCTCGACAAACGTGCGCATAAGTACGTGGGCATGGTGCGTCAGGCTTCGCGTAAATATGGCGTAGATGAGTCACTGATCCTGGCGATTATGCAGACCGAATCCTCCTTTAACCCTTACGCGGTGAGCCGTTCTGACGCGCTGGGGCTGATGCAGGTTGTCCAGCACAGCGCCGGGAAAGACGTGTTCCGCGCGCAGGGTAAATCCGGTACGCCGAGCCGAAACTATCTGTTCGACCCGCAGAGTAATATTGATACCGGCACTGCGTATCTGGCGATGCTGAATAACGTCTATCTGAGCGGAATTGATAACCCGACGTCGCGCCGCTATGCCGTTATCACTGCGTACAACGGTGGGGCTGGCAGCGTGCTGCGCGTCTTCTCAAATGACAAAGTGCAGGCAGCCAGTATCATCAACAGCATGGCACCAGGGGATGTGTACTCAACCCTGACGACCCGCCACCCATCTGCAGAATCCCGTCGTTATCTTTACAAGGTAAATACGGCACAGAAAGGGTATCGCCGTCGTTAG
- the citG gene encoding putative 2-(5''-triphosphoribosyl)-3'-dephosphocoenzyme-A synthase, with protein sequence MTGLLATKPRPADVPGLAEEALWHELELTPKPGLVDKLNNGAHRDMDHTLFVRSIRAVTPWFSRFAELGSEHAGKPVAEQLRLIRPMGIACEQAMYAATNGVNTHKGGIFALGLLCFASGRVNNVSADSLCCDVSNICRGMVARELAGRSGQATAGERQYQQYGLTGARGEAESGFSTVRKVLEQWSGHSLHGLLLRLMAVNQDSNLVSRGGMEGLRYVQGYAREMLASGWDRDALLKMDTALTERNLSPGGSADLLSVGWVISKCRPGKR encoded by the coding sequence ATGACTGGTTTGCTCGCGACTAAACCGCGTCCGGCGGATGTCCCCGGGCTTGCCGAAGAGGCGTTATGGCATGAACTGGAACTGACGCCAAAACCGGGGCTGGTGGATAAGCTTAACAACGGCGCGCATCGTGATATGGATCACACCCTGTTTGTTCGCAGCATCAGGGCGGTTACACCGTGGTTTTCCCGCTTTGCCGAGCTGGGGTCAGAACATGCGGGTAAACCGGTGGCTGAGCAACTGCGCCTCATCCGCCCAATGGGCATTGCCTGCGAGCAGGCAATGTATGCCGCGACGAACGGGGTGAACACCCATAAAGGGGGGATTTTTGCCCTCGGTTTGCTCTGTTTCGCCTCCGGGCGTGTGAACAATGTGTCCGCAGATAGCCTCTGTTGTGACGTAAGTAACATCTGTCGTGGGATGGTGGCGCGTGAACTGGCCGGGCGCAGCGGGCAGGCAACCGCGGGCGAGCGGCAGTATCAGCAGTATGGTTTAACCGGCGCGCGCGGCGAGGCAGAAAGTGGTTTTAGCACCGTGCGTAAGGTGCTGGAGCAGTGGAGTGGACATTCGCTTCACGGTCTGCTGTTACGCCTGATGGCGGTGAATCAGGACAGCAATCTGGTGTCGCGCGGCGGTATGGAAGGGCTGCGTTACGTACAGGGGTATGCGCGGGAAATGTTGGCCAGCGGTTGGGATCGTGATGCGTTACTTAAGATGGATACCGCGTTGACTGAACGTAACTTAAGCCCCGGAGGCAGTGCGGATTTATTGTCGGTAGGATGGGTCATTTCGAAATGTAGGCCGGGTAAGCGTTAG
- the trmB gene encoding tRNA (guanine-N(7)-)-methyltransferase, whose product MKNDVISPEFDENGRPLRRIRSFVRRQGRLTKGQQHALDNYWPVMGVEFTEQPVDFTELFGRDAPVTLEIGFGMGSSLVTMAKARPEQNFLGIEVHSPGVGACLATAHEEGVENLRVMCHDAVEVLHKMIPDNSLNMVQLFFPDPWHKARHNKRRIVQAPFAELLKSKLKLGGVFHMATDWEPYAEHMLEVMSSLDGYKNQSASNDYVPRPDSRPLTKFEQRGHRLGHGVWDLMFERVK is encoded by the coding sequence ATGAAAAACGACGTCATTTCACCGGAATTTGATGAAAACGGTCGCCCGCTGCGCCGTATTCGCAGCTTCGTCCGCCGTCAGGGCCGCCTGACAAAAGGGCAGCAACACGCGCTGGATAACTACTGGCCGGTGATGGGCGTTGAGTTTACTGAACAGCCTGTTGACTTCACCGAGCTGTTTGGCCGCGATGCGCCTGTTACGCTGGAGATCGGCTTTGGTATGGGGTCGTCACTGGTCACGATGGCGAAAGCCCGCCCGGAACAAAATTTTCTCGGCATTGAAGTACACTCACCAGGCGTAGGTGCCTGCCTGGCAACGGCCCATGAAGAGGGCGTTGAGAACCTGCGCGTGATGTGTCACGACGCGGTAGAAGTGCTGCACAAAATGATTCCTGACAATTCTTTGAACATGGTTCAGCTCTTTTTCCCTGACCCGTGGCATAAAGCACGTCATAATAAACGCCGTATCGTTCAGGCTCCATTTGCAGAGTTGCTGAAAAGTAAGTTAAAACTGGGCGGTGTCTTCCACATGGCGACCGACTGGGAACCTTATGCGGAACATATGCTGGAAGTGATGTCGTCTCTGGATGGTTATAAAAACCAGTCTGCAAGCAACGACTATGTACCGCGTCCGGATTCACGTCCGTTAACGAAATTTGAACAGCGTGGTCATCGTCTTGGCCACGGTGTATGGGACTTAATGTTCGAGAGGGTGAAATAA
- the nupG gene encoding nucleoside permease NupG — translation MNLKLQLKILSFLQFCLWGSWLTTLGSYMFVTLKFDGASIGAVYSSLGIAAVFMPTLLGIVADKWLSAKWLYMLCHLVGAGTLFMAAQVTTPGAMFMVILFNSLAYMPTLGLVNTISYYRLKSAGMEIITDFPPIRIWGTIGFIMAMWGVSFAGFELSHMQLYIGATLSVVLALFTLTLPHIPVSNQQKNQSWSTMLGLDAFALFKNKRMAIFFIFSMLLGAELQITNMFGNTFLHSFDNNPLFSGSFIVEHASVMMSISQISETLFILTIPFFLSRYGIKNVMLISIAAWMLRFGLFAYGDPSAFGTVLLVLSMIVYGCAFDFFNISGSVFVEKEVKPEIRASAQGMFLMMTNGFGCILGGVVSGKVVEIYTTNGITNWHPVWLIFAAYSLVLFFAFIALFKYKHVRETHGTQPIAH, via the coding sequence ATGAACCTTAAGCTGCAGCTTAAAATATTGTCGTTTCTGCAGTTCTGCCTGTGGGGTAGCTGGCTGACTACTCTCGGTTCCTATATGTTTGTGACGCTCAAGTTCGATGGTGCGTCTATTGGTGCCGTATACAGCTCGCTCGGTATTGCGGCTGTCTTTATGCCAACGCTGCTGGGTATCGTGGCGGATAAATGGCTCAGCGCAAAATGGCTGTACATGCTTTGCCATCTGGTGGGGGCGGGGACGCTGTTTATGGCGGCCCAGGTGACCACGCCTGGGGCGATGTTTATGGTGATCCTGTTTAACTCGCTGGCCTATATGCCAACGCTTGGCCTGGTCAACACCATCTCTTACTACCGCCTGAAATCAGCCGGTATGGAGATCATCACCGACTTCCCGCCAATCCGTATCTGGGGCACCATCGGCTTTATCATGGCCATGTGGGGCGTGAGCTTCGCAGGCTTCGAACTGAGCCATATGCAGCTTTACATCGGGGCGACACTCTCTGTCGTACTGGCGCTGTTCACCCTGACGCTGCCGCATATTCCTGTTTCTAACCAGCAAAAAAACCAGAGCTGGAGCACCATGCTCGGCCTGGATGCGTTCGCGCTGTTTAAAAACAAACGCATGGCGATCTTCTTCATCTTCTCCATGCTGCTGGGTGCAGAGCTGCAGATCACTAACATGTTCGGCAACACCTTCCTGCACAGCTTCGATAACAACCCACTGTTCTCCGGTAGCTTTATCGTTGAGCACGCGTCGGTGATGATGTCCATCTCTCAGATCTCTGAGACACTGTTCATCCTGACCATCCCGTTCTTCCTGAGCCGCTACGGCATCAAGAACGTCATGCTGATCAGTATCGCGGCGTGGATGCTGCGCTTCGGCTTGTTCGCCTACGGTGATCCAAGCGCGTTCGGCACCGTGCTGCTGGTTCTGTCGATGATTGTTTACGGCTGCGCCTTCGACTTCTTCAACATCTCCGGTTCGGTGTTTGTGGAAAAAGAAGTGAAGCCTGAAATCCGCGCCAGTGCGCAGGGTATGTTCCTGATGATGACCAACGGCTTCGGCTGTATTCTGGGCGGCGTAGTGAGCGGTAAAGTGGTCGAGATATACACCACCAACGGCATCACCAACTGGCATCCCGTGTGGCTCATCTTCGCCGCTTACTCGCTGGTACTGTTCTTCGCGTTCATCGCGCTGTTCAAGTACAAGCACGTTCGCGAAACGCATGGTACACAGCCAATCGCGCATTAA
- a CDS encoding A/G-specific adenine glycosylase codes for MQASQFSAQVLDWYDKYGRKTLPWQIEKTPYKVWLSEVMLQQTQVATVIPYFERFMARFPTVTDLANAPLDEVLHLWTGLGYYARARNLHKAAQHVATRHNGTFPETFDEVADLPGVGRSTAGAILSLSLGKHYPILDGNVKRVLARCYAVDGWPGKKEVEKRLWEISEDVTPAKGVDRFNQAMMDLGAMVCTRSKPKCELCPVNNLCVAYANNSWAQYPGKKPKQTLPERTGYMLLMQHGDEVFLAQRPPSGLWGGLYCFPQFEDETTLREWLKQRGIAADNLTQQTAFRHTFSHFHLDIVPMWLPVSSFTSCMDEGTALWYNLAQPPSVGLAAPVERLLQQLRAGAMV; via the coding sequence ATGCAAGCCTCTCAATTTTCAGCCCAGGTGCTGGACTGGTACGACAAATACGGGCGTAAAACCCTACCCTGGCAAATTGAAAAAACGCCTTACAAAGTATGGCTCTCTGAAGTGATGTTGCAACAAACACAGGTTGCCACGGTCATTCCTTACTTTGAGCGTTTTATGGCGCGCTTCCCGACGGTGACCGATCTGGCTAATGCACCGCTGGACGAAGTATTACACCTGTGGACGGGCCTGGGTTATTACGCCCGCGCGCGTAATCTGCACAAAGCGGCACAGCACGTTGCCACCCGCCACAACGGCACATTCCCGGAAACCTTCGACGAAGTGGCGGATTTACCCGGCGTCGGACGCTCAACCGCAGGCGCTATCCTCTCTCTGTCGTTAGGCAAGCATTACCCGATCCTCGACGGCAACGTGAAGCGCGTGCTTGCCCGTTGCTATGCAGTTGACGGCTGGCCCGGGAAAAAAGAGGTTGAAAAGCGCCTGTGGGAAATCAGTGAAGACGTTACGCCCGCCAAAGGTGTTGATCGTTTTAATCAGGCAATGATGGATCTCGGTGCGATGGTGTGTACGCGCTCAAAACCGAAATGCGAACTTTGCCCGGTGAATAATCTCTGCGTGGCGTATGCCAACAACTCGTGGGCGCAGTACCCAGGCAAAAAGCCGAAGCAGACGCTGCCAGAGCGCACCGGATATATGCTGCTGATGCAGCACGGCGATGAGGTTTTCCTGGCTCAGCGCCCACCAAGCGGTCTGTGGGGTGGGCTATACTGCTTCCCACAGTTTGAAGATGAAACCACGCTTCGGGAATGGCTTAAACAGCGCGGAATTGCTGCCGATAACCTTACGCAACAGACGGCGTTTCGTCATACTTTCAGCCATTTCCATCTGGATATTGTGCCAATGTGGCTTCCCGTGTCCTCATTCACCTCCTGCATGGATGAAGGAACCGCTCTCTGGTATAACTTAGCGCAACCGCCATCAGTCGGGCTGGCAGCTCCAGTGGAGCGCCTGTTACAGCAATTACGTGCCGGTGCAATGGTTTAG
- a CDS encoding putative Fe(2+)-trafficking protein, with product MARTIFCTYLQRDAEGQDFQLYPGDLGKRIYNEISKEAWAQWQHKQTMLINEKKLSMMNPEHRKLLEQEMVNFLFEGKDVHIEGYTPPEK from the coding sequence ATGGCCAGAACTATTTTTTGTACTTACCTGCAGCGCGATGCTGAAGGCCAGGACTTCCAGCTCTACCCAGGTGACCTGGGTAAGCGTATCTATAACGAGATCTCCAAAGAAGCCTGGGCGCAGTGGCAGCACAAGCAAACCATGCTGATTAACGAGAAAAAACTCAGCATGATGAACCCGGAACACCGCAAACTGCTGGAGCAGGAGATGGTGAATTTCCTGTTCGAAGGCAAAGACGTACACATCGAAGGCTATACGCCACCGGAAAAATAA